From the genome of Erinaceus europaeus chromosome 1, mEriEur2.1, whole genome shotgun sequence:
CAGAAGTTTCCTGGACAACAGAGTAGCAGAATAATTTTCTCAGAGAGGCTTGAgacgcttcactgcttgcgaccTAAATGGATGTGGGACAAAATTCTCTGAAATGACCCTGAGGATAGAAGGGGCTCTGGGAGGAAGGATAAACAGAAAGGAGGCAAAGACTAATCCCCAAACACTACAGGAAGGTGGCACCATACTTCCTGCATAGATAATTCCCACCTATGCTTCTCTCTGGGGATGAAAATGGGGGAGAAATGCACCCCTATCCAATGTGTCACCTCCAACTAGCAGGTCCATCACGTCCCTCACAGTCTGCATCTTACCGTTTCCACATCTGATGCCCTAGCCCCATTAGCTCCTCTGACTCCCACTCATCCAGCCCAATGCATGGTCCTTCCACACACCACCACCCTGAAACAATTCTGGATACTCCCACACCCTTTCCTTCAACCCCCCAGGAGGTTCTGGCATTACTAAGTAAATGGACTTGGCAGCCAGAGGCTGGAATTCCATTCTGGCCTGTTCATGAATGGTGGCACCTTGGGCAATATTATCTTGACCTCTCTGGGCCTCAATTTCCCCACCTGAAAAATGGGGGTGGGCGGGTTTAGgtagtagatggcataatggttatgcaaacagactctcatgcttgaggctcatagtcccagtttcaatcccccgcaccaccataagccagagctgagcagtgtcctggtaaaaaaaagaaagaaaaaaagaagacggAGGCTAATAACAGTATTGGTGCACAGGCTATAAAGGAGGAGTGTCAAGGATGGAGGCATCCCTGCAGACTTCTAATACTCTCATTAGGGTTCACTGCATTTTACAGCCATGTGTTGTACAATATTTATCAGGCTGTATTCTATCCTTTTAGTTTAAATCCATTCAGTCTTCAGACCAGGCACTACTTGGGGGAGGAGACTTATCTTTGATCTCTGTGACTTCTGTAGACAGAATAGGGAGGGCGGGCCTGTCCTTGAGGTGAAAGAATCAACATACCTTCAAATATGGCAAAGAGCGGGAAGAGTCCCAGGAACATGAGCGGTTGTAGGTGGAACATGGTGTCAATGGGATTATGGAGCCCTGCGGGATTGGGATAGGGGACAGCCTTCAGGCCTGGCCTGGTCTTGGTGGCTCCACCCTGCCTGGTGCCCATGACCTTCTCTTACCGAGTTCAGGCTTCTGCAGGAGCATCTGGGTGAGAGTCCAGCGAATGCCACCGAGGAAGGAGGCCCCTAGCACCAAGGCAAAGCCTTCGATGttgaactgtgtggatttgtaggTGAACATGAAGAGGCCACCGGCGATGAGGAGGACCACCAGAACCAGTGCTGCACGCTATttaggaatgggggggggggggcagatgcaATGAATTTAGGGGCCTCAAGGGTCAAGAGATTATCACACTTGGAGTTGGGGGAGTTAGCAGCCACCTTGGCTGCCCCTGAGGCAAGAcatccttctccccctcttcctcacaccctggggggtgggggggcgtccAAGCCAGCTCCATCCCAAGAATGTAGGGCTGATTCTCAGCTGGCATCCCCTGTATGACCGGAAATCCTACAGTGCTTTCCTACCCCTGGCTCCAGCAAATGAAGGGGCCACTATGTCATATACCAGGGAGCTTGATCTGGCCCTCTGGCCCCTCGTCTTGAACCCTTCTCCTCTGAGCATTCCCCCTACCGTACTAGTTTCCAGATCTCTTCAGCAGTGCTCTATGTCTAGGACCCTCCTCAGAGACAGATGGTACTTCCCCCTGGGATGGGCTTGTCACCTCTGTCACATGCAGTGACAAGTCATTGGACTCAGAGCTCCCTTTTTATTCTTAGCATCTGCATGGGGTAGGAGGGACAAAAGGGAAGCCAGGGCCTCACCAACTCCTCCAGCTTGAAGATCAGAGAGAAGATCAAAATGAAGAGGACAGCAGAGGATTTGGTCATTGTGTACCTGGAAGTGAAAATGACCCACAATGCACTGCTGTAGCCCCAGGCACAGAACCATAGCCAAGAAAGGAGACCTGACAGgctagagaagggggagggatcCTTGATTTCCCTGAGGGCAGTTGGCTCTGCTTGGAGCAGCACAGCAAAGTGGATACAAAAGGAGGAGGCCTAAGTAGTGGCGGATCTGTGACCTTTACCGGGAAGACATCACTGACTGAAAGGCCTCCCATTATCAGCATGGGGAAATGGCTGCTGGTCTGACTCTGAGCTTCTAGGGTCCTATTATTTACCTAGCCCTCAGGGCAGAATAAAGATGGAGACCAGGATAAGaaggatgagagaaaaagagggagctgGGACTGTGCTCACTGAAGCACTAAATCAGATAAGAAAGAACAACTGCCTGCATCCCTCTCTGCCAGTGCCCTTTGTTTTGCTTTGAGTGCCACAGGCAGCCCCTGTGCTGGCCCAAGGGAGGAGGCTGGTGACTTCTGGGGGTGTTGCTAGGCTTGGGGAGAGTGAGGACTGGTGCCAGGAAGAGGCTGGGTGGAGAGAGCCTGACCCTGAAAGGGGCTGGGGGTACCTGCTGGTACTCACAGTGAGACAGTGATGTACAGGAAGCTCCAGTTAGACAAACCCACATCAAGTGCCGTTGCCAGTGCTGTGGAGAAAGGAGCACCCCCCAGACCCACCAGGTCAGGCCAGCATGAGTGTGCCAGCTATAAAAAGGCTTCCCTGAGGAACTGAGtataacacccccccacacacacacctcctattCTTTCTTTAAGGCCCCCAGACCTATCTTTTTACTCTGTAGTTGAAGGGTTAACTCCTGGCTTTCCTCTaagaaaatggggagggggggggatgcTTAGCATTAGCCCTGTACCAGGATTGAGGCCTCTGTTCAGCAGTTTGATTGGTTGGAGCCTGTTTTAAATATTCTGaatccctcctcccccagaggtGCCTGAATTTGCTCAAGTCAAAGGGTTTCCACCTCCCCTCAGAGAGAGCACAACCCTGCAGCCTCCTCACCATCCTGAGGCATTTCCAGTTCCCTTTTCAGGCATAGTGTTCTCCCATTCCAGAATGGCCAGCTCCagactggggaggtggctcagtggtacagCAGCTGCCTTTATGCACGAGGCCTTAGATTTGAACTGCTCCCTCCAGGCCTCAGAGACTGGCTCTGGGAAGCCCTCCCTATCTAGCCACAGGCAAGGGGCAAAGACAGGAAGGGCAGGATGATATACTCTGCTCTCCACTCTCTCCAGACCTTAATACATGTTCTAAGGCAAGGGTACTTCAAGGCCACTGCTATCATTAGGACTTTCCCCAGGTGCTTTTGAGGAAGTGGGGGGAGATGTGGAGTATGTCAGAGGCACAagtggagagggggaggtaggcAGTGAGCAGTGGGTACAGCGTAGGCCTACATTTTTAAGCTCTAAGACTTGCTTGCATTCTTGGCCTGCAAGTCTCCTCTTCTCCAGGGCTTGTCCCAGGCAGGTACCTGTTGGAGCTACTTTTCTGAGGTAGTCGGTCCAGCTGAGTACCACACGGGCCCTGTGGCTGGAGCACTGAACCAATACCCTGGACAGGGCGGAGAACAGGAAGATCACAGCCAGGTGCAGCATGGTCATGAAGAGCGGGAAGTGGAAGCTCTGTGCAGAAACCAAAGCAGATAGCCTC
Proteins encoded in this window:
- the SLC35C2 gene encoding solute carrier family 35 member C2 isoform X2 gives rise to the protein MGRWALDVAFVWKAVLTLGLVLLYYCFSIGITFYNKWLTKSFHFPLFMTMLHLAVIFLFSALSRVLVQCSSHRARVVLSWTDYLRKVAPTALATALDVGLSNWSFLYITVSLYTMTKSSAVLFILIFSLIFKLEELRAALVLVVLLIAGGLFMFTYKSTQFNIEGFALVLGASFLGGIRWTLTQMLLQKPELGLHNPIDTMFHLQPLMFLGLFPLFAIFEGLHLSTSEKIFRAQDTGLLLWVLGSLFLGGILAFGLGFSEFLLVSRTSSLTLSIAGIFKTSLSCLDPVRCGEACSC